CTTCCAAATGGCCGCTTTTCTTCCAAATAGCACTCTTGGGAAGCTGTGTAACACTTCATCCATCTAATGCTGTAGAGATATGTCTGTGTCAGAAGCCATTCCATAAAACACATGGAAAAATAGCCTCTCCTTCCAGCCTCAGTTTTCAGCTTTGGTGGCATGCCACAGAGGGTTCTTTGATATAGAAGGATGCCAGGGATGGCCACTCCATAAGCTAATGAAGCCACAGAAATTCCAGGTGCTCACCATTTTCTTCCAGTCTCTATGGTGATGCTAACTATGGCAAAGGCTAGGAAGAATCTCTTTCTTTCACAGGCATGCCCAACTTAACTTTGAATAGTTTTTAGCTGTATCCAAAATTTAGGTCTATCATAAATATAATACCTTTGCTAGATGTCTGTAGTTGTAATCttctgggaagctgaggcaagaggattataAGTTTGAATGTAGTCCGGGAAACTTTCTGTTGAGACTTTgtttctacatacatacatacatacatacatatatacatacatacatactactaATATCGCTACTACTAAGAACAATATGCCCTGACTACATCTCTGTTGTAGATTGTTCACCATGCATGCATGAGGCCCAGGGTTCTGTCCACAGTGCtgatcaaaaacaaacaaacaaacaaacaaacaaacaaaaagcaagcaaacatgtCCTAATAAAATTTGGCGGTACGCCAAATTTCTAAaaccaatttttaagtttttctgaACTGGTACAGTCCTACTACAAAATGCCTGAGTGTCTCAGGAAGCCGTTTAGAAAAGTAGGAAGAACGGGAGATTCAGCCATTCTTCTTAATGATTATCAGGCTTTTAAAGTGTTTGGTAACTGAGAAAGCTGCCGCGGACTTGCTAGCAAAGTGTGGTCACATGTTGTCGTGCAGCTAGCGCTAGTAAGATGGTTCCTCTGTGACTGACCCTGATTAAAACTCTAGAGTGGGGGCTCAGGCGAGCTTCCCTGGCTCGCAGCACACCACAGGACAGTCTCTGTTTATCACTGGAGAAATGTGGTCCTGTGTGATTCCCAGAGGCTCATGCCTGTTTCCGCCAGATGTGCGCTGTGCTGGCTAGcattatgtcaacttgacacaagagaCAGTCATTTGGCAGGAAGGAAACtggattaagaaaatgtcccactaGATTAGCTGGGAGCAAACCTGGGAGGCGTCCATTTTCTCGATTGATTGTGATATGCGAGGGGTCTACTCACTGAGGGTGATggcattcctgggctggtggtcctggatagcaggaaaagcaggctgagtaagccattaGGAATCATCACTAATACATGGCTTGTTCTTTAGTTCCTACCTCCAGATTACTGCCTTGAGTACCttggatgatgaactgtgatatggaagtgtaagtgcaaattttcctccccaagttgcttttggtcattgtatTTTTTCATCATAGAAACCCTAGTAAGATGTGCCCTGTGAAGCTCTGTGCTTTGTGTTCACTTGTAcccttttctctgcagcatgtgaTTTCCTTGCATCTTTGAAATGGAACGTTTACACatctgttcatttttcatttgaaaGTCTCTGTCTTCAAAGATAGTTTTTAATGCTCTGTGAAAATTCTCATCACATGCTTCTCACCTTCCCCACTATCTCTGTAAACACACTTCTTTCATAtctactttaaaacattttctaaaagcAACGCCCTGTGCTCTCCTGTGGATGTTTCCTTTATCCATGAATTGTGCCATCTACCTTTGCATATCttgtagttttaaaaattgtatacTAGGATCTTGTGGAAAGAaatcaaactgaaataaaaaaaaaatgcattctcaGCAAAGTGTATGCCCATTCTGTGAGGATTTTATTGTGGGAGTCTGAGCAAATTTAATCTGTCGATATGAGTCTGGGCTTCACCAAAGCCTTAATTGGAGTTTGCAGAATGAGTTTCAAACATTTTGGAGGTGGGAACAAAACGTTATCCTGATGATCAGAAAATAACAAGACTTTGGAGATAGTTCTGTGCATCAGAGCTCAGACACTGACTCTCTCCAGCAGGAGAAATCTCCATCTTACTCCTGGGCTTCCAGGCTTGAATGGATTCTGTTTTTACACCAGCCACACTTCAGAATTCTGCTACTCTCTCTTTTTCCTACAGCTCTGCCCCCTTCTTAGGAGCTACAGAGCTGTCCATGAAGGAGCTGTGGGAGGGTTTGTCCCAGGGTTGGTTATCCTTCCCTTAGCTTCGGCCCACCATGCTCTGCCACTAGTGACTCAGTCAGGAGTCCTCCAGGCATCCCCAGGCTCTCTCAGTCTTTGGTGTGTTACACTCGCACACTTGGAACATCTGGCAAGTAAGCAGTTGGTTGCTCAGGTTTTCTGCACCCTAATCGGCCATACAGTCTACTGCCTGTAATAGTGAGGATTTTGTAATTTTTGtctctttaaaaaacacacacacagagttcggggccagcctggtctaagaagCAAGTCCAGCACAGTCAAACCCTgtgctacacagggaaaccctgtctcaacctccccacccccccaaaaaaaaaaaaaccccaaaccaacaaaaatataatggaaatatatattttgttgttgttttaatcccaggtatgcagataTGGGGTtgctccacagcagctgactatgatttgcctagtgctctagcagaggtgtgattttgccagctgcagatagtttctgcattCATGtggcatttggaattctggggacttttcagagaaTATACAAATGCTAGAGCTCCAATAGGCACTGTGAGCAAGGAAACGAGAAGAataaattagatatcctgacatcAAAGATCAAAATTGCCCCAAGGAATTCAACACccctaatccacaggaagtagtctaatgatactgtcactcctttccccttctatccttttttctctcctatctagtgtttgGGTGTTGAACAGGTAGAAGAAAAGGAGTGGAGAAGGCTAGAAGAAAGAAGACCCCATAAATTAGCAAACACCAGCTACAGGCTGCCAAAGAGCTATTTCCATCATAGGTTATTGGTGCCCTTGCTGAGGATGAATGGTTATGCCTGGCTTCTCTGTGCTGTTCAGCTGATGTATGCATCAGCCTTAACAGCCGTGTGGTACTAGTCTCATACGGTTTACATCAGAAAGAGTGAGGATTCACTCTTGTTCTTTTTCAAGATTCCTTTGGCCATAAAATATGCTTTTTGGTTCCCTATGAATATCATgattatttcttctatttttataaaagtgCCACTGACATTTTGATGGAGAATTGTGTTGACTGTATATGCTGTTTTGGGTATTTCACTTTTGCTTTTTACTTTGTGCagtagtttgaggagtattggtgttagcttttcCTTAAAGGTTTCAAAGAGTTTAGCAGTGAATCCATGTGGTCGCAGTTTTTCTATTCCTTTGGTTTTGTGGTTGATACTGTCATATTTCTCTACTGTGTTTATAGTATTTCTTCAGGTATGTTCTGTATGATGGTTGTGAACTTCCTTAGTTTGTGCTTGTCTTGGTATGTCTTTATTTGAACAGATAAATTTGCTGGGTATAACAATCTTTGTTGGTAGTTATTTACTTTAGAATTTTGAAATGCACAGTTgtgcattttatgtattttaggaTTGCAAGGCTGCTGGTGAGAGATCTGTTGTTATTCTGGTTTGCTTGCCTTTATGAGTTGCTATTTCCTCATTAtagattttataattatttcCTTGCTTTGTATTTTTGGCATTCTGACTACAATATCTTGAGGTCTTTTATTTTGCTCATGTTTATATTTGTTTCAAAATGTCTCTTCTTCTTGgatgtttattatttctttagaTTTGGAGATTTTTCTGCAATAATTTCATTGAATAGATTCTCTATGCCTTTAGTTTCTAATTCACTGTCTTTTGTTCATGGATTCTTAGGtttagtcttttttctttttctttttgagattataattacaaccttttttctttccctttcctttcttcaaacCCTTCCATATACTACTGCCTgatcttcaaattcatggcctgtaTTTTATTACTTGttattgcatacatatatgtatatgtacatatttatatattcctAAGCATAACATGCTCAGTCTAGGTACtgatacttgtatgtatgtttgcaggGTACTGTTTCAGGATACTGGACAACTAGTTGGTGTGCTCCTCCCTGGAGAGGGCCACCTCTCACACTCCCAGATTATGCTAGTTTCCCATCATTCTTTGCGTAGGGctgaggcctcatgggcttttcCTTGTTGGCTTAATCTCTTGATCACATCCCAGAACTCTAGGATGTTGTCACACTcacttagtttcttttttatttaagttttgtttcctggggatggagagttggctcagtgtttaagagctctGTTTGTTCAttcacaggtcctgagttcaatttccagcaaccgcatggtagttcacaaccatctgtaatatgatcggaagccctcttctggcatgcggtGTATGTGcaggtagaacacttgcctacaATAAATAAACCTTTGAAAAAGTTTGTTTCCCCACCCTTTAGGGTGCTGTTTTATGCCATATGCAAATGTCAACTCAAAATGGACTGGATTTAAATATGAAATCTGAAGCTATGAAACTTCTaaaggaaaatgtgtgtgtgtgtgtatgtgtgtgtgtgtgtgtgtgtgtattggggagTGATGAGGAAGCGTCATTGTTCTGAACAATCATTTCTCTGATATGATATATaaagcacaaacaacaaaaacaaaatagataaGAAGGATGATATCAAATTGAAAATCCTTTCCAGAGCAAAGGAAACAGAGTGAACAGGTAACccatggaattagaaaaaagctcTGTAAACCACTCCTTTTTTAAAGGGTATGTATGACAGCAAAGAAACTCCTGGGAGCCTGTAAATCAATGGGAACAACATCACTGATGGGCAAGAGGACTAAGGTCTGGTGTTCTGTCACACCGTGAGGTGACAATAAGCAATAATAATTGTTGCATATGTTTCAAAACAGAATAAAAGGTTCAGAATGGTCTTAACACAAAGAAATGAGACTTTGAGGTGATGGTTATGTTTGCTAGTTACCCTGATCACTAAagaatgcatgtacatatgtgtaaatTCTTTGCTTCTCAAAAGTAGTATGCCGTACAATTTCAGATGAAACTCTTACAAGTCAAttgcaaaaccaaaccaaacccaaacatcCCAaagtttaagagagagagagaatactttCATTTGACTTGTTTGTGtcacaaacgaacaaacaaaaaacagaagttagCTTCTCGCTGCGGCAGAACCTGAGGAGTCCTCGATCCAGGCACTGCAGTTTGGCATCTTGTGAGAATCCAATTCTTATTCATAGATGACTCGCTTCACTTGAGCTCATGAGGCAGAAGAGGCAACTAGCTCTCAGAGGTCTCCAACTATAGCAATGATAATCTTAGTCATTGGGTCTTCGCCTTGTGCACTATTTGCATCTCCCCCCCCGGTCTCCTCTGGATCCAGTCACACTGAGAACTTGAGAGATATATGAATCTTTGAGATATATGAGTCTGTGTTGGAGGCATAAATGTTCATTCTATAGCTGAACTTGAATACATGTACAAAAAGGTAAGAGGGTTCCAAAAAGGTGCTCAGAATCACTAAGCATTAGGTAAATTCAAATAGAAATTGTGGTCACGTCCCATCTTTTAGGTAGTGGTCATTATGGAAAAGCTAAAAGTGACTCACCTAGCAAGTGTTAGAAGGAGATGTGGAAACTGGAGAAACGACACTTTTGCTGCACTTGAATCATGCAGCCACTTAGACATGCATCATGACAGTTCCCCTAAACACTGAGAATGGAGACAGTACTCCAAATTCATCTAAGTGCCCAGTGGTATCAGAATATTTGGATACAGCAGACATTTTCACATCTCAGCTGTTTTGAGCAATACCACCGCAGccatgggtgtgtgtgtaagtcagtgAGATCTTGACTCCAGCTCTTCCTGTTGAATACTCAGAACTGCAACTTCTGGGTCACAGTGGCAGCTCACTGAGTGTAGAGTCAGTTATTCCTccttacagaggaagaaaatctcACCGTAAGGAACAACACGAAAGAACCTGGAGGACACTATCCCACGTGAAATAGCCCAGTCACAGAAGGGCATGTTAGTGCATGGGCCAGTGAAGAGGATTCCAAAGAAATTGCTTCCCAGAGCTGGAAGTAGGGTCATGGGGAGAAGGCAGCTCACGCTTTGTAGGCGAAAGGCTTCAGGTTTGCACATGGAGGTTTCCTAGTGCTCTGTTTTACAGCACTGAGTCCATACTTGACCATAGCACATGCACACTTTAAAACTTGCTCCTCTGAGCCAGGTGTCCTAGCACTCATGcttgtagttccagcactcaggatgtagaggaggcaggaggatcagaagttcaaggtcagcctcagctacataccaaattcaaggccagcttggacctTTGAGGTCCTGTTTTAAAGCACTCCCCACCTTGAACAATTTAAGCAGTTCAAATTTTagttcatcctttttttttttttccttttcgtGCATATGGCTGGCTATAATTTGTTAAGGAAAAATTGTTGGTCTGTATGTCCTTAACATGTCTctgacaaggtgtgtgtgtgtgtgtgtgtgtgtgtgtgtgtgtgtgtgtgtgtcctgatcCATGGTGGCCAAAGTTGATGGATGATCCCATTCAGAAGTCTGCACCTGAATTTGAGGTCCCTTGGAGGCTGATGGTTTCTGAGAGAGCTCAGAGCAGGCATCCCAGGGAAGGTCACAGAAGGAAGATGGCTGGAAAGCACCTTTCAGAGACTGTAGGATCTGTCAAGCAGAAAGTGAGTCATCTCTGCACCATTTGGATAAGACTGCCTGTTTACACTCAGGGCCAGTGGCATGAGACCATTCCATGGAGTGTGCATTTCACCTGATGCTCTGGATTTCCccacttttctttgttctctgggGCACTGGCTCATCCCTGAAAACCTAAGGACACAAGAAAGGTGCTGGTTATTAGACTTCCCTGGCAGGACCCAGAGGACTAGTGACTGAGAAGAATGAAGGGAGATTTTCTGAGTATGCACATACATTTAGCACTAAGAGACAGGGATGATGGGAGGGGCAGGGCCACCCTGTTGACAAGCAAGCaatgtctcccttttctccaaagCTGAGTTCACAGGAAATCTCCATGTTTGGTATctggagggaggaggcagagctACATCAGCCTAGGGAGGTCCGCCTCAACCTCCACCTAGAACCTAGAAAAGCAGCGGCAGCGCACAGAGCCTGAGGAGTCTTGTATTTCTGAGGGCTCTGTCAGACTGAGGTGTGAACTGTGGAGTTGCCTAAGTGGGAATATCCACCCTCAGGCACTAAAGGTGCCACCATCTCCCTAATGATTCTCCTCCTGGACCTCTAATGTTAGTCTCAGGTTTCCACAATGGAAACCTTGGCAGGTCCAGGGAATTCACATTTTAAAGGAATGTCCAGGTAACTAGGTCACTACCCAGCCTGGATTTCTCCCACTGCAGGGAAGTGAATCTGTGACTAGTGCTGAGCTGGCAGTCCCTGGGTCTGCCTCCGGGGAAGCCCCAAGCAGAGATAACACCTCTCTCCCTGCAGACTGCATGCATGTAAGGTACTTAACCTAACTCAGTGCACCTCTGCCGCTTGTTCCCAGGTCTGCAGGGGCAGAGTGAGGTGCTGACAGGCCTCACTCACACCTACCTCTGAACTTAGCAGCCCTTTGGCCTCCTCCAAGCAGTTAAGTCCTTCGAGTTTCAATTTCTTACCACACAATCACATGGTAGTGTCCATTCCAAGAATTTTGAGAGGATTAGGAAGGATAATGCATCTCAAGCAGGCACCTCCGGGACTGGCACAAAGAACACACCCTCAAACTTTTGGTGATACTGGTTTGTCAACAGACTGGCCTCTCAGAGCGCAGGCTTCGTGGTCCTCCTGCTGGGCCACACTCGCTAAGCACACTCAGTTACTGTCTGAAGAAAACAGTGAGAGGTGCACGTGTGTTactgtgtgttgtgtatgtgggtggcgtatgttttatgtgtatgtgcctggtgtCTATGAGTGTGGTGTGTATCTGGCTAATATGTATGGGGCATGTGTACATGTGGTGTCATGCTtgttttatacatgtgtgtgtccGTTATTTGGTTGTGTttggtgtgtatatgtacacagcATGTGCGTGTGTTTGGTTTGTgtctcatatgtatgtgtgtactctATGTTTGGTGCCTACATGTGTTGTGTATATGTATTCAGTGTGTGGGGCGGTACATTCGTAATGTGTAGGAAAAATTGAGGGATAGGAGCCTCTGCACCTGCCTTTTTCTTGGGACCCTGAAAGCCACTCACCTTCAATTTTGCAGATTTTGCTCTTTCAGCCTAGATAATCAAAAGAGCTCTCTTCCCGCTGGCCCGACACGGAAGGGGTAATATGAGCAGCAGGCCAAGGTGGCAGGGAAAATGACGTCTCATGGGAAGGGCTTGGCTTCTGCCCCACCCTTTTGGAACCCAGCGCTCCATCTGCCGCCAGGAGAGTCTGCAGGCTTGCGCTCACGGCTTCCTGAGTTTGCCAGTTGTGGGATATAGTGTGACAGGGTGTTGCGCAGCACTGATGGCGACTCCGCTCACCTCATTTCACAGGTCTGCATGTTGGTGCAGCCTAGAGAGCACCCTCCTGGACAGGCGTGGAAGCCCTGGCAGCAGGCGGCGTGGAGCCCTGCACCTCCTCAGCCAGGCAGCTTTTGGAAGCATCGTGGAAGCAGCGCCCAGTGTTCCAGAGGGGTGAGAGAATCCTCTTGTACTCCTTTCGGAAGTTCTGGTTCAGGAGCCCATAGACAATGGCATTGAGGCAGCTGTTGAAGTAAGCTAGGAAGTAGCTGGTGACGAAGAGCCCTTCTGGGACCCGGAGAGCCACGGCCTCTGGATTGATGGCCACTGCAAGGCCGATGCAGTTGAGGGGGGCCCAGCATACGGCAAAAACCACAAACACTGCAAACATGGTTAGGAAACTGCGCAAGTCACCGGGTCTCAGACGTGGCTTGCTCTCAGCCTTGGCCTTCCTTCGTGCCCGAAGCACCAGTACCCAGATCCGCAGGTAGCAGAAGGACACCACAGCAATTGGAAGGAGGAAGTGGATGGCTACCAGAGCCGCAGTGTACTGGGTGCTGGCTGTCTGGATGAAGGTGCAGGAATAGATGCGTGGGTCATACTCTAGAGACGCCAGAAAGAAATTGGGCAGCAAGGCCACCAGCGTGAGGAGCCAGACGAGGCTGATGTAGAGCGAGGCGTGTCGGTGACTGCAGAGCCGGTGGTAGCTTGCACTGTGACAGATGCACCAGTAGCGGTTGATCGCGATGGCTGTGATGTTAAAGACAGAGCCAACGACACTCACACCCATCACGAAGGCGCTGGCCTTGCAATGGGCCTCCCCGAGGGCCCAACCGTCATGGACAATGGCCACAAGGATCAGTGGGTAAGGGTACAAGGCTACcaccaggtcagccaaggccaGACTCACCACAAACAAATTACCTGAAGCAGGAAACACATATCAGCAGTCAGTAGGGGCCCCGTATTCCAGATCATTACTTTTGGTAGTgaaggagatagctcagtgggtaaaatgcttgctacTCAAGCAGGAGGTTATGAAATTGATTCCCAtaatccacattttaaaaaagaaaaaataaaaaacagctagGCATAGTGATAATTCTTACATCCAGGGAAAGTCATGCAGGTCTCTGGAGCGCACTGACTGGCCAATGTAGCCCAATTAGTGATCTCCAAGTTACTAAGAGATTCTGTCTGAAAACAAGGTAGATGGTACCTGAGAATACAGGAATGATACCTAGGGTTTACCTCTGGCTCCTATACCCACATTtacttaaatacacacacacacacacacacacacacaagctacaTAGATATGTACACAACATTTCATGTTTCTCTGAACCACTTTCATTAGCACTGGAAGTAGAAACCAGTAGAGCCAAAACTGAGGGCCCAAATTGCATCTTACGTGTCCACTCAAACTCTCACGGGCACCCTTTGATAACCTGCAAGGCACTGATAACCATTCTACCTTGTAGCAGGTGTGAAAATGAGAGCAATGCCCAGTGCAGTGGGGAGTTCTAAATAACTGCTTCCAGGACGGGCACAGAGGCAAGGTGTCCTGAttgatttttgtcaacttgacacaaacctagactgATCGTAGACTGAATAAAAGAGAAGGCAGCACTcgctgctctctgcttcctggcttcgGTTTTGGTGTGATTATCTGTCCTGGCCCTGGCACTGTGCTCTCTTCACCATCAAGAGCTGCACTCTCAAAGAGTCAGTGAGCCTAACCTTTTGTCCCACAGGTTGCCtgtgtcaggtgttttgtcacagtaactGGAAAAGCTGCTGATGTACCAGCTCAAACCAAGTTCCCAGGAAGCAGGACCACTTTCCAAATTTTTTGGCTTCAGTTTAGGGTCACAACTATGTTTTGTTCTAGGATTTTTAAGGCTCCTTTTGAAGTCTGGAGGAGGTGCTAGAGGTTAGAGCAGCCTGAGATGTACTCAGCTCAGCTCATTTCTGCTCACAGGCACTTGGGTAATAATTGAGCTTTTTCTGTGACTTCTTCATCACCTGCCCTCTGCCCCTTTCAACTAGAGACCACCCCATGCTCCTTAGTGTTGTTTTTGTAAAGAAGGTTTCCTCTCACCAACGTAACAAGGCTGGTTGCTGCAGGTCCTGACAGTTTCTGGATGGACAGCAAGGAGTGGCTTGGCATGTACAAACATGAGCGGATAAAGTTGAGAATGGCTGGAAGCCGGTGCCAGCTCTGCCAGCTGTTTCCCTGGGAAAGCTAAGGCAAGCAATGTCGCGTTAATGTGGCTTGTCCCCTAATAATGCCCTGGAGGCTGCAAACAGCTTGTAAATAGCGAGCAGAACACATTAGCTCCACGTGGAAAGTGATTCAATTACTCTCCCCTATTAAGCCGGCTGTTCCTGAAAGGCTGAGATCCACCAGTCCCTGCTGGAGAGCCATCTTCCCACTGGTCCTACTGTCTTCTAGCTTTCTTGGCATGAGTCCCAATTAGGTGACTACAGATCTTATGTTGCCGCCCATCTGTGAGATACCTAGATGCTGGGGTCTCTCTGGATGAGATTCAGGGGGAGACTCCTGCTGCAGCAATCTCTTCCCCAGCCAGGTGAGAAATCAGTCAGCCTGCTCGTACCTCCGTTCCTCACCTTGTGCAATGGCTTGCAGTGAACATTCATATACAAGTCTTGGAGTGACTCCTCCTGCCCGCCTCTGTCTTCTCTAAAGTCTGACCCCTCTACTAGTCACAAACAAAGCATATCCCCTACCACATATCTTCTTATCCTGTCTCCTTTCTGGGAATCCTGCATCAGAAGAGGTGGTCAATGCTGCATGTGTAGTCATCATCAGACATAACTCTGAAAGGCAAAGCCACCCGTGTGCCTAGTCactcctctttgtttgccttctGAATTCTGAAGACTTTCCTTGTGTTGAAAAGGAGCTTGGGCATTGAGCTTTGAGTCAGTATTCACTTGAGCCAGGAATTTTTATTCAGCAGCTACTGCCATGAATAAAATCTCTTCACGGCAGTTCTGACTGGTGTGAGCAAGCCAAGGGTGTCTGTTCCCTCAGAAGAGAAAGCCAGTGAATGAAAGCAAGGCATAGGGATGAAGTCCACAGCTGACCTATGCTTGCTGACAAAGTCTTCCTCCATCTTTTAGCTAAATCTACAGTACATTTATgctttctcatgcacaggaaaAGGCATGGCTTGATGCTCATAGAAAGAACTGTCAGGGTGTACCAACACAGATTACATTGGCCAGGATAATCCAGGCCAGAGCAAGGATGTGGGAAGAGCAGAAGTTTCTAAGTCAGACAATGAAAACGGATGGTGCTGGTCAGCCAGAACAATTCCCCAAAACCCTTCAACAAGATTGCTTCCATCTAAGAGTGGTAGCGCATCTCAAACAGGATCTTACGGGGAAAGGTCGTAAGCAATAGTGCAGTCGGCATGAATCATGTGAAGTTTGGGGTGTAAACAATTTTGAAAAGGTTGAACAAATACTTTATTAAAAAGTTGATTTCTTTTCAAGTACTGAAGCAATTAATTCATTTAAGATAATCGCCTAATAAGATTCTCAAGTTCCTGGAGGGCAGAAattgttttctttcaaagtcCTATTATTTATGAAAAATACTCAGGGTGTCACGATGACTCATAAAAAGGCtaaggttttattattttttgcgctagttaaataaattaatagtGTACTGGAAAATACCAAAGATGGTATTTccaagaccttcaaggaagaagaTGTATTTAAGAGCATGAGAAGCATGCATTGGAAGAGTAACTGATACAGTGTCAGTAAGCAATCTCCAGCAATGCTTGGAAGAGATCATCCAGGAACCAGGATGAGCACCATCTTATTACGTTAATAAACGCCACAGAAACAGCAGAACAACAATGTGCTGCCAGGCTCAATGGTGTGCGTTCCGCGCTTCTTGTAAGAATCCTGTAAGTTTAACTTGACAATTGTCTGTCTCCTAGATAAAGAAATGGGTACCAGGTTATATGAATCTGCAATAGAGAATGCTGGAAAAAGAACCAAAAGACAAGAAAGCTaggggagaaggggaagtgggCACGGCCATAGAGCACTGATGTTTATCACCAGTGAAGGGAAGAAACAGGCGGAACTTGGCAGTGAGGTCAGCCAAATATCAGCAAGGAGACATCTGCTCTTTGCAGGAGAATAA
This is a stretch of genomic DNA from Meriones unguiculatus strain TT.TT164.6M chromosome 1, Bangor_MerUng_6.1, whole genome shotgun sequence. It encodes these proteins:
- the Mtnr1b gene encoding melatonin receptor type 1B; the encoded protein is MPVNSSVANCCEAGGLAVRPGWYEAAAGAGLSGTPRAPWVAPALSTVVVVTTAVDVVGNLLVILSVLRNRKLRNAGNLFVVSLALADLVVALYPYPLILVAIVHDGWALGEAHCKASAFVMGVSVVGSVFNITAIAINRYWCICHSASYHRLCSHRHASLYISLVWLLTLVALLPNFFLASLEYDPRIYSCTFIQTASTQYTAALVAIHFLLPIAVVSFCYLRIWVLVLRARRKAKAESKPRLRPGDLRSFLTMFAVFVVFAVCWAPLNCIGLAVAINPEAVALRVPEGLFVTSYFLAYFNSCLNAIVYGLLNQNFRKEYKRILSPLWNTGRCFHDASKSCLAEEVQGSTPPAARASTPVQEGAL